A stretch of the Rhizobium sullae genome encodes the following:
- a CDS encoding GMC oxidoreductase, producing MVLDIRPEKVAGEHFDVVVIGSGFGSAFFLHGFAKHRRARVLLLEWGRHNTHEWQLEHGANTDVKDEETYKSNSTKPWNYTIGLGGGTNCWFAQTPRLHPNDFRLKSRYGIGQDWPISYEDLEPFYCEAEMVMSISGDPDMAAIMPRSMPFPQPPHRMSTPDRLMKAAQPDRHFVMPTARARIATEQRPPCCASLRCWLCPVDAKFTANNGLMHVFEHPDVSVCLGSEVRRLDHAAGSIRAVTFRHGGKEHVVTGDFFVLGANGIQSAAIMLRSDLGGEFVGRGLHESYGWSFEAYLDDVENFDGSTITTGLNFGLYDGAHRSEYAAALVYFENRWPHGLRPEKGRLRQTLPIIVVTEDLLEPENFVSLDENENAYVTYRGPADYAVEGMARAREKLPELLAPLPVEKIADRGQRRTESHVQGTLRMGTDPSNSVVDRDMIHHKLRNLVVVGTSTFASCSCANPSLTAAALSLRAASRIA from the coding sequence ATGGTCCTAGATATCCGTCCTGAAAAGGTTGCAGGAGAGCATTTCGACGTTGTCGTGATCGGTTCCGGCTTCGGCTCGGCATTCTTTCTTCATGGCTTTGCCAAGCACCGCAGAGCCCGGGTTCTACTCCTCGAATGGGGCAGGCACAACACGCACGAGTGGCAGCTTGAACATGGTGCCAATACCGATGTTAAGGACGAGGAAACCTACAAGAGCAACTCGACAAAGCCGTGGAACTATACGATAGGGCTTGGGGGCGGAACGAACTGCTGGTTTGCCCAGACGCCCCGACTGCATCCGAATGATTTCAGGCTGAAAAGCCGTTATGGCATCGGCCAGGATTGGCCGATCAGCTACGAGGATCTCGAGCCTTTCTACTGTGAGGCGGAAATGGTCATGTCGATTTCCGGCGACCCGGACATGGCCGCGATCATGCCGCGCTCGATGCCCTTCCCGCAGCCGCCGCATCGCATGTCTACACCCGATCGCCTGATGAAGGCGGCCCAGCCCGACCGGCATTTCGTCATGCCGACGGCGCGTGCGCGGATCGCGACGGAACAGCGCCCGCCATGCTGCGCATCGCTTCGATGTTGGCTCTGCCCCGTGGATGCAAAGTTCACCGCGAACAACGGTTTGATGCATGTGTTCGAGCACCCGGACGTCTCTGTTTGCCTCGGCTCGGAGGTGCGCCGGCTGGACCACGCCGCCGGCTCCATTCGCGCCGTGACCTTCCGTCATGGCGGTAAGGAGCATGTGGTCACCGGCGACTTCTTCGTCCTCGGCGCGAATGGAATCCAGAGCGCGGCAATCATGCTCAGATCGGATCTCGGCGGCGAATTCGTGGGGCGTGGCCTGCACGAATCCTATGGCTGGAGCTTCGAAGCCTATCTTGATGACGTCGAGAATTTCGACGGCAGCACGATTACCACCGGACTGAACTTCGGCCTCTACGACGGAGCCCATAGATCAGAATATGCGGCAGCATTGGTCTATTTCGAGAATCGATGGCCGCATGGCTTGCGGCCGGAAAAAGGGCGGTTGCGGCAAACCCTGCCGATCATTGTCGTCACGGAAGACCTGCTCGAGCCGGAGAATTTTGTCAGTCTCGACGAGAACGAGAACGCGTACGTCACCTACAGGGGACCGGCCGATTATGCGGTTGAAGGGATGGCCCGTGCACGAGAGAAACTGCCCGAACTACTTGCGCCGCTGCCCGTTGAAAAGATCGCCGACCGCGGTCAGCGGCGAACCGAGTCGCATGTGCAAGGCACGCTTCGAATGGGCACGGACCCGAGCAATTCGGTCGTCGATCGAGACATGATCCATCACAAGCTCAGGAACCTGGTTGTCGTTGGCACAAGCACGTTTGCGAGTTGCTCCTGCGCCAATCCCAGCCTGACGGCCGCCGCTTTATCCCTGCGAGCGGCAAGCCGAATTGCATGA
- a CDS encoding sugar transferase: MALAFLSPLLLLLACLVVFADGGPVFQRHLRIGRGGCVFNCLRFRTALEEAGGLAVAQFRPAARAQAFEYDPHVTPVGALLTKLSLVEVPQFINILRGEMSIIGPRPMAPGDLIVLGNVAEFYLKSRPGLTGPWRLGASDQARHSNQLKFERLYAETWSFLGDLHIISKCVAAACLPRGG, from the coding sequence TTGGCACTTGCATTCCTCAGCCCGTTACTGCTGTTGCTTGCCTGCCTTGTCGTGTTTGCCGACGGCGGACCTGTCTTCCAGAGACATCTCCGAATTGGGCGCGGTGGCTGCGTCTTCAACTGCCTGCGGTTCCGTACGGCGTTGGAGGAGGCGGGCGGCTTAGCGGTCGCGCAATTCCGTCCCGCCGCGCGGGCTCAGGCGTTCGAATACGATCCGCACGTCACTCCAGTTGGCGCTCTACTGACGAAGCTCAGCCTCGTCGAAGTGCCGCAGTTCATCAACATTTTGCGCGGGGAGATGAGTATCATCGGCCCGCGCCCGATGGCGCCGGGCGACCTTATAGTCCTAGGAAACGTAGCGGAATTCTACCTGAAGTCACGGCCCGGTTTGACAGGCCCATGGCGACTGGGTGCGAGCGACCAGGCGCGGCACTCGAACCAGCTGAAGTTTGAGCGGCTCTACGCCGAAACCTGGTCGTTCCTTGGGGACCTGCACATTATTTCCAAGTGTGTCGCTGCCGCCTGTTTGCCGCGTGGCGGCTGA